A window from Purpureocillium takamizusanense chromosome 3, complete sequence encodes these proteins:
- a CDS encoding uncharacterized protein (EggNog:ENOG503P6RP), whose protein sequence is MPASLDSSRPIMAPSVRLSRPPRCWSYVPCPPTSLRCLLSWSCLARGQTIDASACLSYPPSLEPSRLVSPLAATAINIPDPLSRSASPRTPLTASTCFPPHKLPRSRLESWHSTAPMAAAPADTVACQQNRTSVRFSTYSMVAPSLTPTFQTSDSAQAEIRDIALGLDRMENKALSSQRVVLSDEKTDNMSKLALGAKLERALDRRMSSQDAVMRPRQKSIKVSISEKTPISEKA, encoded by the coding sequence ATGCCTGCCTCGCTCGATTCTTCTCGCCCCATAATGGCGCCCTCGGTACGTCTGTCCAGGCCACCACGATGCTGGTCTTATGTGCCCTGTCCCCCAACCTCGTTGCGCTGTTTGTTGTCTTGGTCCTGCCTTGCCCGGGGGCAAACAATCGACGCgagtgcctgcctgtcttaccctccctcccttgaGCCCagtcgtctcgtctcgccttTGGCTGCCACCGCAATAAACATCCCCGATCCCCTTTCTCGCTCCGCTTCTCCTCGTACGCCGTTGACCGCCTCGACGTGCTTCCCTCCCCACAAGCTCCCCCGATCGCGCCTCGAGTCCTGGCACTCAACcgcgcccatggccgccgctcctGCTGACACTGTGGCTTGCCAACAGAACCGAACGTCGGTCCGCTTCAGCACGTACAGCATGGTGGCCCCGTCCTTGACGCCCACCTTCCAGACATCAGACTCGGCGCAAGCCGAGATCCGCGATATTGCCCTCGGTCTGGACCGCATGGAGAACAAGGCCCTCTCGTCCCAGCGCGTCGTCCTCAGCGACGAGAAGACAGACAACATGAGCAAgctggccctcggcgccaagcttgagcgcgccctcgaccgtCGGATGAGTAGCCAGGACGCCGTCATGCGCCCTCGCCAGAAGAGCATCAAGGTCAGCATCAGCGAAAAGACACCAATATCCGAGAAGGCGTAG